From a single Clostridium isatidis genomic region:
- a CDS encoding DUF1667 domain-containing protein, with protein sequence MVKELICISCPMGCHLSVDTEKLTVTGNSCKRGEVYGINEVTNPVRVITTTVKIEGAHHAVLPVKTKAPISKDLNFKCIEELNKITVKAPVKMGDVIVENILDTGVDVIATRDL encoded by the coding sequence ATGGTTAAGGAATTAATTTGTATAAGCTGCCCAATGGGCTGCCATTTATCAGTAGATACAGAAAAACTAACAGTTACAGGTAATAGCTGTAAGCGAGGAGAGGTTTATGGAATAAATGAAGTAACAAATCCTGTAAGGGTTATTACAACAACTGTTAAGATAGAGGGTGCTCATCATGCAGTTTTACCTGTAAAAACTAAGGCGCCAATTTCTAAAGATTTGAATTTTAAGTGTATAGAAGAATTAAATAAGATTACAGTTAAAGCTCCAGTAAAAATGGGGGATGTTATTGTTGAAAACATCCTTGACACAGGAGTAGATGTAATAGCTACCAGAGATTTGTAA
- a CDS encoding Lin0368 family putative glycerol transporter subunit, with translation MTLELALATIVGGFIFPFLIRMYWGGLVDKFGPIGGFMAAGFIVGTAWALNHGVGLITQSGPVWVDMGFAAGIGLCVASAIQGGKVKKAIPQIGAALVGGTLAGFILSIIL, from the coding sequence ATGACATTGGAATTAGCTCTAGCGACAATAGTTGGTGGATTTATATTTCCGTTTTTAATAAGAATGTATTGGGGTGGACTTGTAGATAAATTTGGTCCAATTGGAGGATTTATGGCAGCTGGATTTATTGTAGGAACAGCTTGGGCGTTAAATCATGGAGTTGGATTAATAACACAAAGTGGACCAGTTTGGGTAGACATGGGATTTGCTGCAGGAATAGGACTTTGCGTTGCATCTGCTATTCAAGGGGGAAAAGTAAAAAAGGCAATCCCACAAATAGGAGCAGCTTTAGTTGGGGGAACTTTAGCAGGCTTTATTCTATCGATAATACTTTAA
- the gltS gene encoding sodium/glutamate symporter, with translation MEIKLDIFETMALATIVFYFGAYIRKRIKVLEKYCIPSAVVGGMIFSILMLIFKLNSILTISLDTTLQQVFMTAFFTSIGYTASFRLLKQGGVKVIIFLILSTILVITQNILGVSLASAFKLNPLLGLTTGSIPLVGGHGTSGSFGPLLEGMGVKGATTVAFASATFGLVMGSILGGFAAKTLIERNKLKTVKEYRDKTIPVSDFHQDNEAVLSHKKLMNGAAWIFLAMGIGAIITKFMEGLGLTFPSYIGAMLAAAIIKNICDLRKVKLEDKEIETLGGISLSFFLSLALMGLKLWELFDLALPLIIMLIAQTILMFVFGYYIVFRVMGKDYEAAVFVSALSGFGMGSTANAVANMDALTDKYGFAKTPYLVVPIVGCLFIDFINSFVITIFINIFG, from the coding sequence ATGGAAATAAAATTAGATATATTTGAAACGATGGCACTAGCTACCATTGTATTTTATTTTGGGGCTTATATAAGAAAAAGAATAAAAGTTTTAGAAAAATACTGCATTCCATCAGCTGTTGTAGGTGGAATGATTTTTTCAATATTAATGCTTATTTTTAAATTAAATAGTATCTTAACAATAAGCTTAGATACTACATTACAGCAAGTGTTTATGACAGCCTTTTTTACCAGTATTGGATATACTGCAAGCTTTAGGCTGCTAAAACAAGGGGGAGTAAAAGTTATAATATTTTTAATATTATCAACTATTTTAGTAATTACTCAAAATATATTAGGAGTATCTTTAGCATCAGCTTTTAAGCTTAACCCATTATTAGGACTAACTACAGGCTCCATTCCATTAGTAGGTGGACATGGTACATCAGGTTCTTTTGGACCACTTTTAGAGGGGATGGGGGTTAAGGGAGCAACAACTGTAGCTTTTGCCTCAGCAACTTTTGGACTAGTTATGGGAAGCATTTTAGGTGGATTTGCAGCAAAAACTTTAATAGAGCGAAATAAACTTAAAACAGTTAAGGAGTATCGTGATAAGACTATACCAGTAAGTGATTTTCATCAGGATAATGAAGCGGTATTATCACATAAGAAACTTATGAATGGAGCAGCATGGATATTTTTGGCAATGGGAATAGGAGCAATTATTACAAAGTTTATGGAAGGCTTAGGATTAACTTTCCCATCCTATATTGGGGCTATGCTTGCTGCTGCAATTATTAAAAATATATGCGACTTAAGAAAAGTAAAGCTTGAAGATAAGGAAATAGAAACTTTAGGTGGAATCAGTCTTTCCTTCTTCCTATCCTTAGCCCTTATGGGATTAAAGTTATGGGAATTATTTGACTTAGCTCTTCCTTTAATTATTATGTTAATAGCTCAAACTATTCTTATGTTTGTATTTGGATATTACATAGTATTTAGAGTTATGGGAAAAGATTATGAGGCTGCAGTTTTTGTTTCAGCCCTTTCAGGTTTTGGAATGGGATCTACAGCAAATGCAGTAGCAAATATGGATGCTCTTACAGATAAATATGGCTTTGCTAAAACTCCATATCTTGTAGTTCCAATAGTAGGATGTTTATTTATTGACTTTATTAATTCTTTTGTTATTACTATATTTATTAACATATTTGGATAA
- a CDS encoding flavodoxin family protein — protein MKVLLVNGSGHLKGCTYTALKEVARELEKENIETEIFQLGNKPIAGCIGCMSCMKRGKCFRDDIVNEFLEKAKEADGFVYGSPVHYAGASGMLTSFLDRVHYSGKSIFLYKPGAAVVSCRRGGASAAFDQINKYFTISCMPIVSSQYWNLVHGNTPEEVVQDLEGMQTMRTLGRNMAWMLKCIEAGKKAGIGYPEMEERIATNFIR, from the coding sequence ATGAAAGTATTATTAGTAAATGGAAGTGGACATTTAAAGGGATGTACTTATACTGCATTAAAAGAGGTGGCAAGAGAATTAGAAAAGGAAAATATTGAAACAGAAATATTTCAATTAGGAAATAAGCCAATTGCAGGCTGTATTGGCTGCATGTCTTGCATGAAAAGAGGTAAATGTTTTAGAGATGATATAGTAAATGAATTTTTAGAAAAGGCAAAGGAGGCAGATGGCTTTGTATATGGCTCCCCTGTACATTATGCTGGGGCTTCTGGAATGTTGACTTCCTTTTTAGATAGGGTTCATTATAGTGGAAAAAGTATATTTTTATATAAACCTGGAGCAGCAGTAGTAAGCTGCCGTCGTGGAGGAGCAAGTGCAGCCTTTGATCAAATAAACAAATACTTTACTATTAGTTGTATGCCTATAGTTTCATCACAATATTGGAATTTAGTTCATGGAAATACTCCAGAAGAAGTAGTACAAGATTTAGAAGGAATGCAGACAATGAGAACACTTGGAAGAAATATGGCATGGATGCTTAAATGCATTGAAGCAGGCAAGAAAGCAGGCATAGGATATCCTGAAATGGAAGAAAGAATTGCAACAAACTTTATAAGATAA
- a CDS encoding NAD(P)/FAD-dependent oxidoreductase, which produces MYDVVIIGAGVIGTSIFRELTKYKVKAAIVEKENDVSMGTSKANSAIVHAGYDPKEGTLMAKLNVKGNEMFEELCKELDVPFKRNGSLVLAFNDEDLETVKKLYDNGNKIGVKGLELLSKEEVLEKEPNVSDKVLGALYAPTGGIVGPMEYTIALAENGVKNGGEIFLNSEVIKIEKDENFKITTKNNKVIESRFIVNAAGVYADKVHNLICPESFKITPRRGQYFVMDKSQGKLFNSTIFQCPSTLGKGILVSPTVHGNLIVGPDAEDLEDKEAINTTSEGLEYVRETTLKTTERVNFRESIRNFAGLRAQPDRGDFIIEEDKHIKGFIDAAGMKSPGLSSAPAVALEVVKILQDIGLTKERNENFDGRRKQIIFSELSKEEKGELIKKNPSYGKIICRCEGITEGEIIDAISRSFGTITLDGVKRRCRPGMGRCQGGFCGPRVLEIIARELKNDPINVYQEKEGSYILVGKTK; this is translated from the coding sequence ATGTATGATGTAGTAATAATTGGAGCTGGTGTAATTGGAACATCTATTTTTAGAGAATTAACTAAGTACAAGGTAAAAGCTGCCATAGTTGAAAAAGAAAATGATGTTTCTATGGGAACTTCAAAAGCAAATTCTGCCATAGTTCATGCTGGATATGATCCTAAAGAAGGAACCCTAATGGCAAAACTTAATGTTAAAGGAAATGAAATGTTTGAAGAGTTATGTAAGGAGTTAGATGTCCCTTTTAAGAGAAATGGTTCCTTAGTTTTAGCTTTTAATGATGAGGACCTAGAAACTGTTAAAAAGCTTTATGACAATGGAAATAAAATTGGAGTTAAGGGATTAGAACTTCTTAGTAAGGAAGAAGTTTTGGAAAAGGAACCTAATGTTTCAGATAAAGTTCTTGGAGCCTTATATGCACCTACTGGAGGAATAGTTGGACCTATGGAATATACTATTGCCCTAGCTGAAAATGGTGTTAAAAATGGTGGTGAAATATTCTTAAATTCTGAAGTTATAAAAATAGAAAAAGATGAAAACTTTAAAATAACAACTAAAAATAATAAGGTTATAGAAAGTAGATTTATAGTTAATGCAGCTGGAGTTTATGCTGATAAGGTGCATAATTTAATTTGTCCTGAAAGCTTTAAAATAACTCCAAGAAGAGGACAATATTTTGTTATGGATAAATCTCAAGGAAAGTTATTTAATAGTACAATATTCCAATGTCCATCAACTCTTGGCAAGGGAATACTAGTTTCTCCAACAGTTCATGGCAATTTAATTGTTGGCCCTGATGCTGAAGATTTAGAGGATAAAGAAGCTATAAATACAACTTCTGAAGGTCTTGAATATGTAAGGGAAACTACCTTAAAAACAACTGAAAGAGTGAATTTTAGGGAAAGTATAAGGAACTTTGCTGGATTAAGGGCACAACCTGATAGAGGTGACTTTATTATAGAGGAAGATAAGCATATAAAGGGATTTATTGATGCTGCTGGAATGAAATCACCAGGATTATCTTCAGCTCCTGCAGTTGCATTAGAAGTAGTAAAAATTCTTCAAGATATTGGTTTAACTAAGGAGAGAAATGAAAATTTTGATGGAAGAAGAAAGCAGATTATATTTAGTGAACTTTCAAAGGAAGAAAAAGGTGAATTAATAAAGAAAAATCCTTCTTACGGAAAGATAATCTGCAGATGTGAAGGCATAACAGAAGGAGAAATCATTGATGCAATTTCAAGATCCTTTGGAACTATAACTTTAGATGGAGTTAAAAGAAGGTGCAGACCAGGAATGGGAAGATGCCAAGGCGGCTTCTGTGGCCCAAGAGTTTTAGAAATTATAGCAAGGGAGCTTAAAAATGATCCTATAAATGTTTATCAGGAAAAAGAAGGCTCTTATATTCTAGTAGGTAAAACAAAATAG
- a CDS encoding glycerol-3-phosphate responsive antiterminator, with amino-acid sequence MDISRVLEDNPIITAVKDDNELEAALDSESKVIFVLYGNIINILNISKKISNKNKIGFVHIDLIEGLSNKEIAVKFIKEKTTFQGIVTTKSSLIRIAKEVGLSTVFRIFILDSLSLKNANKHISNDCDAVEILPGVIPKVIKSISAKYKKPIIVGGLVETKEEVLQALRAGASCISTSNQKIWDI; translated from the coding sequence ATGGATATAAGTAGAGTTTTGGAGGATAATCCAATAATAACTGCAGTTAAAGATGATAATGAATTAGAAGCCGCCCTTGATTCAGAGAGTAAGGTTATCTTTGTTTTATATGGAAATATTATAAATATATTAAATATAAGCAAAAAGATATCAAATAAAAATAAAATTGGTTTTGTTCACATAGACTTAATTGAGGGACTTTCTAATAAGGAGATAGCAGTTAAATTTATAAAGGAAAAAACAACCTTTCAAGGAATAGTAACAACCAAAAGTTCCTTAATTAGAATAGCTAAAGAAGTTGGATTAAGTACTGTATTTAGAATATTTATTCTGGATTCCTTATCTTTAAAAAATGCAAATAAACATATATCTAATGATTGTGATGCAGTTGAAATACTTCCAGGAGTTATACCTAAGGTAATTAAAAGTATTTCTGCTAAATATAAAAAGCCGATTATTGTAGGAGGTTTAGTAGAAACAAAAGAAGAGGTTTTACAGGCTTTAAGAGCAGGTGCAAGTTGCATATCTACTTCAAATCAAAAAATTTGGGATATTTAA
- a CDS encoding site-2 protease family protein, giving the protein MSSKDIKKKLVQILGIIIYLLAFVALGYFIAFLSNSKTELVDRRDGGFIFLVSVALSFYLHIIIHEGGHFLFGKLTGYRLTSFRIGSITIMKEEDKIKLKRFSIAGTGGQCLMEPPEYKEDKFPFILYNLGGGLLNIIFSIIAIIIYLIFSNMPYLLEILLSFSGIGIILGLMNIIPLKIAGAANDGYNIIFLKKNKDARYAFYRQLKINALLARGARIKDMPKEWFELSEGADINNPIIASVACMMGSYYQDNKDFQRSKEEFDYVLENSNNLLGIYKNEIECELLFYEIIGDRNIDKINKLFTKELKKYIKASKHSLSKKRLLYAYELLINKDENTAKKYLDEFEKIAKTYPYKGEVEGERELISFVKQNNEEIFNKSNDSISI; this is encoded by the coding sequence TTGAGTAGTAAGGATATTAAGAAAAAGTTAGTGCAGATATTGGGTATTATAATTTATTTACTAGCTTTTGTAGCTTTAGGATATTTTATTGCATTTTTATCTAATTCAAAAACAGAACTTGTAGATAGAAGGGACGGAGGATTTATTTTTTTAGTAAGTGTTGCACTATCTTTTTATCTTCACATAATTATTCATGAGGGAGGACACTTTCTTTTTGGAAAGCTTACTGGATATAGGCTTACTTCTTTTAGGATAGGAAGTATTACTATCATGAAAGAAGAGGATAAAATTAAACTAAAAAGATTTAGTATAGCTGGTACAGGAGGACAATGTTTAATGGAGCCTCCTGAGTATAAAGAAGATAAATTTCCTTTTATTTTATATAACCTAGGGGGAGGACTTTTAAATATTATTTTTTCAATTATAGCTATAATTATATATTTAATATTTTCTAATATGCCTTATTTACTAGAAATTTTACTTTCCTTTTCAGGGATAGGAATAATATTAGGACTTATGAATATAATTCCATTAAAGATTGCTGGAGCTGCCAATGATGGTTATAATATAATTTTCTTAAAGAAGAATAAGGATGCTAGATATGCTTTTTATAGACAGCTAAAAATAAATGCCTTATTAGCAAGAGGGGCTAGAATTAAGGATATGCCTAAGGAGTGGTTTGAGCTTTCTGAAGGAGCAGATATAAACAATCCAATTATTGCATCAGTTGCTTGTATGATGGGAAGTTATTATCAAGATAATAAAGATTTTCAAAGATCTAAAGAAGAATTTGATTATGTTTTAGAAAACTCTAATAATTTATTAGGAATATATAAAAATGAAATTGAATGTGAGTTACTTTTTTATGAGATAATTGGAGATAGAAATATAGATAAAATAAATAAGTTATTTACTAAAGAATTAAAAAAATATATAAAGGCAAGTAAACATTCATTATCTAAAAAAAGGTTATTATATGCTTATGAACTTCTTATAAATAAAGATGAAAATACAGCTAAAAAATATTTAGATGAGTTTGAGAAAATAGCAAAAACCTACCCTTATAAAGGAGAAGTAGAAGGTGAAAGAGAATTAATAAGTTTTGTAAAGCAAAATAATGAGGAAATTTTTAATAAGTCTAACGATTCAATTTCTATATAA
- a CDS encoding NAD(P)/FAD-dependent oxidoreductase has translation MKYDLVVVGGGPAGLAAAYEAYNNGIENILIIERDLELGGILNQCIHNGFGLHTFKEELTGPEYAQRFIEMVNSTKVEVMLDTMVLDIEGNKTIHAINSEKGYMEIEAKAIILAMGCRERTRGAINIPGDRPSGIFNAGAAQRYINIEGYMPGKEVVILGSGDIGLIMARRMSLEGAKVKAVVELMPYSNGLNRNIVQCLNDYDIPLYLSHTVVDIIGKERLEKVVIAKVDENRRPIKGTEIEFDCDTLLLSVGLIPENELSKNAGIELDKRTNGLIVNESMETSIEGIFACGNVVHVHDLVDFVTAEAKHAGDCAAKYIKGELLRGKEIDIINGKNITYTVPQKISVEAIENNLTVFMRVNNIYRDKVITVRNEDKLIAKFKRKHLAPSEMEKILLNKKLLEGIKGNLVISLEDGE, from the coding sequence ATGAAATATGATTTAGTAGTAGTTGGTGGAGGCCCTGCTGGACTAGCTGCAGCTTATGAGGCTTATAATAATGGAATAGAAAATATTTTAATAATTGAAAGAGATTTAGAGCTTGGAGGAATTTTAAACCAATGTATTCACAACGGTTTTGGGTTACACACTTTTAAGGAAGAATTAACAGGTCCGGAATATGCTCAAAGGTTTATTGAGATGGTAAATAGCACTAAGGTTGAAGTTATGTTAGATACCATGGTTTTAGATATTGAAGGCAATAAAACCATTCATGCAATAAATTCTGAAAAGGGATATATGGAAATTGAAGCTAAAGCTATAATCTTAGCTATGGGTTGTAGGGAAAGAACTAGAGGAGCTATAAATATTCCTGGAGATAGGCCTTCTGGAATATTTAATGCAGGGGCAGCCCAAAGATATATAAATATTGAAGGCTATATGCCAGGTAAGGAAGTTGTTATTTTAGGATCTGGAGATATAGGACTTATTATGGCAAGAAGAATGAGTCTAGAGGGAGCAAAGGTTAAGGCTGTTGTAGAACTTATGCCTTATTCTAACGGCTTAAATAGAAATATCGTTCAATGCTTAAATGACTATGACATTCCATTATATCTTTCACATACAGTTGTAGATATTATTGGCAAGGAAAGATTAGAAAAGGTTGTTATTGCTAAGGTAGATGAAAATAGAAGACCTATAAAGGGAACTGAAATTGAATTCGACTGCGATACTCTTTTATTATCAGTAGGTTTAATACCAGAAAATGAATTATCTAAAAATGCTGGTATTGAATTAGATAAGAGAACTAACGGTCTAATAGTAAATGAAAGTATGGAAACATCAATAGAAGGAATTTTTGCCTGCGGTAATGTTGTTCATGTTCATGATTTAGTTGACTTTGTAACAGCAGAAGCAAAGCATGCAGGAGATTGTGCTGCTAAATATATAAAGGGTGAATTATTAAGGGGAAAAGAAATTGATATAATTAATGGTAAAAATATTACCTATACTGTTCCTCAAAAAATATCTGTAGAGGCAATAGAAAATAATTTAACAGTTTTTATGAGGGTAAATAATATCTATAGAGATAAGGTAATTACAGTTAGAAATGAAGATAAGTTAATAGCTAAATTTAAGAGAAAGCATTTAGCGCCTTCTGAAATGGAAAAGATACTTTTGAATAAAAAGCTGCTAGAAGGAATAAAGGGCAATTTAGTTATATCTTTAGAGGATGGTGAATAA
- a CDS encoding GMC oxidoreductase gives MASAQYNRDFDLGLNAYVSRVLTEDRKISGVEVFSQNKDIYIIPAKNVVLSASTLETPRILLNSNINVPAIGHYLTEHVSIIAVRTISRGCFSENLGNLSILKAETEEAPYQIQIIGPNQYFSYQQFENKNLQNELTVILTAFGRVESRPENRVYIDSSAKDEFGMPLIQVNYSLSDRDYEVVNQMSRGIVEAANAMGIALNPATVALRPPGSSMHESCTCRIGTNPETSAANPHGQIHGIEGLFVADNSALPSLSASGPTISNIALSMRVADYIYLKET, from the coding sequence TTGGCTTCTGCCCAATATAATAGAGACTTTGACTTAGGCCTTAATGCCTATGTTTCTAGAGTCCTTACTGAAGATAGAAAAATATCTGGAGTAGAAGTATTTTCACAAAATAAAGATATATATATAATACCTGCTAAAAATGTTGTTTTATCTGCCAGCACATTAGAAACTCCACGAATACTCCTTAATTCTAATATAAACGTTCCAGCTATTGGACACTATTTAACTGAGCATGTTTCTATAATTGCTGTAAGAACTATAAGCAGAGGATGCTTCTCCGAAAACCTTGGAAATCTATCTATCTTAAAAGCAGAAACAGAGGAAGCACCTTATCAAATTCAAATTATTGGACCTAATCAATACTTTTCATACCAACAGTTTGAAAATAAAAATCTTCAAAATGAACTTACAGTTATACTTACTGCCTTTGGAAGGGTAGAAAGCCGTCCAGAAAACAGGGTTTATATTGATTCTTCTGCAAAGGATGAATTTGGAATGCCCCTTATTCAGGTAAACTATTCACTATCTGATAGAGATTATGAAGTAGTTAATCAAATGAGCAGGGGAATTGTAGAAGCAGCTAATGCCATGGGGATAGCTCTAAATCCTGCTACAGTAGCCTTAAGACCACCAGGTTCTAGTATGCATGAATCCTGTACTTGCAGAATTGGAACTAATCCAGAAACTTCAGCAGCAAATCCTCATGGTCAAATACATGGCATTGAAGGATTATTTGTGGCAGACAACAGCGCCCTTCCTTCCCTTAGTGCTTCTGGTCCGACTATATCGAATATTGCTTTATCAATGAGAGTTGCTGATTATATTTATCTTAAAGAAACTTAA
- the glpK gene encoding glycerol kinase GlpK: MGKYIIALDQGTTSSRAIVFDKAQNILGVAQKEFTQIYPTQGWVEHNPMEIWSTQYGVLQEVIAKTNIKYEDIAALGITNQRETTIVWDKNTGEPIYNAIVWQCRRSSSMVDKLVADGHGDYIREATGLVPDAYFSGTKIKWILDNVEGAREKADRGELLFGTVDTWLVWKLTNGKVHVTDYTNASRTMIYNIKDLCWDEKLLNILDIPKSMLPEVKNSSEVYGYANLGGVDVPIAGMAGDQQAALFGQACFNKGEAKNTYGTGNFLLMNTGDELVRSNNGLVTTIAVGIDNKVQYALEGSVFIGGAVIQWIRDELKLVNDAADTEYFAKKVDDNGGVYIVPAFTGLGAPHWNQYARGAILGLTRGANRNHIIRAALESIAYQSRDVLDTMEKDSGTKLTSLKVDGGASRNGFLMQFQADIINAEIRRPIITETTALGAAYLAGLAVGFWESKEELAKNWCEGERFAPNMDEDTRNKLCSGWSKAVKRSLDWEEK, translated from the coding sequence ATGGGAAAATATATTATTGCTTTAGATCAAGGTACAACTAGTTCAAGAGCTATAGTTTTTGATAAGGCTCAAAATATTTTAGGCGTAGCACAAAAGGAATTTACACAAATTTATCCAACTCAAGGATGGGTTGAACATAATCCAATGGAAATATGGTCGACTCAATATGGAGTTTTACAAGAAGTTATTGCAAAAACAAATATAAAGTATGAAGATATTGCTGCTTTAGGTATTACTAATCAAAGAGAAACTACAATAGTTTGGGATAAGAACACTGGAGAACCTATATACAATGCTATAGTTTGGCAATGTAGAAGAAGTTCTTCTATGGTAGACAAACTAGTTGCAGATGGTCATGGCGATTATATAAGAGAAGCTACTGGATTAGTACCAGATGCTTATTTCTCAGGAACTAAGATTAAATGGATTTTAGATAATGTTGAAGGGGCTAGAGAAAAAGCAGATAGGGGAGAATTATTATTTGGTACAGTAGATACTTGGTTAGTTTGGAAATTAACTAATGGAAAAGTACACGTTACTGATTATACAAATGCATCTAGAACAATGATATATAACATCAAAGATTTATGCTGGGACGAAAAGCTATTAAATATATTAGATATTCCAAAATCAATGCTTCCAGAAGTTAAAAATTCATCAGAAGTTTATGGCTATGCTAATTTAGGTGGAGTAGATGTTCCAATTGCAGGTATGGCAGGAGACCAACAAGCTGCATTATTTGGTCAAGCTTGCTTTAACAAGGGTGAAGCAAAGAATACCTATGGAACAGGAAACTTCTTACTTATGAATACTGGAGATGAATTAGTAAGAAGTAATAATGGTCTAGTTACAACTATTGCTGTTGGTATAGATAATAAGGTTCAATATGCTTTAGAAGGTTCTGTATTCATTGGTGGAGCAGTAATTCAATGGATAAGAGATGAATTAAAACTTGTAAATGATGCTGCTGATACAGAATATTTTGCTAAAAAGGTAGATGACAATGGAGGTGTTTATATAGTTCCTGCCTTTACTGGACTTGGAGCACCACATTGGAATCAATATGCTAGGGGTGCTATCTTAGGATTAACTAGAGGAGCTAATAGAAATCATATAATTCGTGCTGCCTTAGAATCAATTGCTTATCAATCTAGGGATGTATTAGATACCATGGAAAAGGATTCAGGTACAAAACTTACAAGCCTAAAGGTTGATGGAGGAGCAAGTAGAAATGGTTTCTTAATGCAATTCCAAGCTGATATAATAAATGCTGAAATTAGAAGGCCAATAATTACAGAAACAACAGCTTTAGGTGCTGCATATTTAGCAGGCTTAGCTGTAGGCTTTTGGGAAAGCAAAGAAGAATTAGCAAAGAACTGGTGTGAAGGAGAAAGATTTGCACCTAATATGGATGAAGACACTAGAAATAAACTTTGCTCAGGCTGGTCAAAAGCAGTAAAAAGAAGTTTAGATTGGGAGGAAAAATAA
- a CDS encoding Lin0368 family putative glycerol transporter subunit has protein sequence MKFLRSTIGFMCVGLFVGGIWGTFAEKYGIAGGWFAAVAIIGPMWFMNHYLGLITNEDDGAFIDMGLGVGISCFMRDFFNQGASSAVKSLPTLALIAVGAVIGGIVAAAIERDMAKKSNAQVEISENQNVNN, from the coding sequence ATGAAATTTTTAAGAAGTACAATAGGCTTTATGTGCGTTGGATTATTTGTCGGCGGAATATGGGGAACCTTTGCAGAAAAATATGGCATTGCAGGGGGCTGGTTTGCAGCTGTAGCAATAATAGGTCCAATGTGGTTTATGAACCATTATCTTGGATTAATAACTAATGAGGATGATGGAGCTTTTATAGATATGGGACTTGGAGTTGGTATTTCTTGTTTTATGAGAGACTTTTTCAATCAAGGTGCTAGTAGTGCAGTAAAATCACTTCCTACTCTAGCTCTTATAGCAGTGGGGGCTGTTATAGGAGGAATAGTGGCAGCAGCTATAGAGAGGGATATGGCTAAAAAATCTAATGCACAAGTTGAAATATCTGAAAATCAAAATGTAAATAATTAA
- a CDS encoding YmaF family protein, with product MSRDCCKKRNRHVHEVQGSTFISDERGIEDHNHRFAGVTGDAIPIDNGRDHIHKLETLTDTFDNHHHCIKVWVGRAIPVGDGRHVHFVCAKTECADGHVHKFRVATLIEDPISEE from the coding sequence ATGTCAAGAGACTGTTGTAAAAAGAGAAATAGACATGTTCATGAAGTTCAAGGAAGTACTTTTATTTCTGATGAAAGAGGAATAGAAGATCATAACCACCGTTTTGCTGGAGTTACAGGGGATGCTATTCCAATAGATAATGGAAGAGACCATATTCATAAATTAGAAACATTAACAGACACATTTGACAATCATCATCATTGTATTAAGGTTTGGGTTGGAAGAGCTATACCTGTAGGCGATGGAAGACATGTACACTTTGTATGTGCTAAGACAGAATGTGCAGACGGTCATGTTCATAAATTTAGAGTAGCAACATTAATAGAAGATCCAATCAGTGAAGAATAG